From Doryrhamphus excisus isolate RoL2022-K1 chromosome 22, RoL_Dexc_1.0, whole genome shotgun sequence, one genomic window encodes:
- the LOC131109854 gene encoding uncharacterized protein LOC131109854 isoform X2, translating to MRPQRVKVKPKEEAAYFASLGKDKDGFDIRFINSFKGRGVFSKRHFEKGEFLIEYRGQVISKQEHENRLCIYHDALKVFMFEFRYNGKNLCVDAAQEDDSLGRLVNDDNVSPNSKMKTTTVNGQPHLCLFATTDIKPGEEITYNYGDSDWPWRLKCPTVKEPVCSGDLVSHGKIIATDKENITEADPQPAAVTMTSNSLIDDKQVSAATDGYHAEEAKMCVSPSETNEQDNQTETDPQPGDANKTSDCLTDDKQDRRELCYLSTTLQLPQMTSEMTLPF from the exons ATGAGGCCGCAGAGGGTGAAAGTAAAACCAAAAGAAGAGGCTGCATACTTTGCATCCTTAGGAAAGGACAAGGATGGATTTGATATCCGTTTTATAAATTCATTCAAAG gtcGAGGAGTATTCAGCAAGCGGCATTTTGAGAAAGGAGAGTTCCTCATCGAATATCGAGGACAGGTCATATCTAAACAAGAACATGAAAACAGGCTATGTATATACCATGATGCCCTCAAGGTGTTCATGTTTGAATTTCGGTATAATGGAAAGAATTTGTG tgTTGATGCTGCTCAAGAGGATGACTCCCTCGGCCGACTTGTAAACGATGATAATGTGAGCCCAAATAGCAAAATGAAGACGACCACTGTCAATGGGCAGCCTCATTTGTGTCTATTTGCAACAACGGACATCAAGCCTGGTGAAGAGATAACATACAATTACGGAGACTCTGACTGGCCATGGAGGTTAAAG TGTCCCACAGTGAAGGAGCCGGTTTGTTCTGGGGATTTGGTCAGCCATGGAAAAATAATTGCAACTGACAAG GAGAACATAACTGAGGCAGATCCACAACCTGCTGCTGTGACCATGACATCTAACTCCTTGATCGATGACAAACAG GTATCAGCTGCCACAGATGGTTACCATGCAGAAGAGGCCAAGATGTGTGTTTCCCCGAGTGAAACCAACGAACAG GACAACCAAACTGAGACAGATCCACAACCTGGTGATGCAAACAAGACATCTGACTGCTTGACCGATGATAAACAG GACAGGAGAGAGCTGTGCTACCTGTCAACAACCCTTCAGCTGCCTCAGATG ACTTCAGAGATGACTCTGCCCTTCTAA
- the LOC131109854 gene encoding uncharacterized protein LOC131109854 isoform X1 codes for MKTDSEFRPFVTEGASSSEEISDEEYVPDSSSDSENSGDISLGPSKPFQEVPDIEVVCTELPSEILENTPSQEHLLDEVTLPDVREADTTLQLEKTCDDSKQASGGVQPEVQKGSVEDTFQTTEETGEDHHVQSSGISSSASKINYCYICGKPQSKITRHLKTHEKTNVDVAQVLALPKHSKERQRQLNILRNKGNHKHNTDVLTSGTGVLKMKRKPKKVQDVKQYVHCTYCHALYLRRHLWRHLQKCLSKPGETKGQGRTRILSLATMSESGLPQQISQGVWKLLTVMKDDDISAAVRSDFCILQLAQSFFNKHGQDPTKYEYIRQKLREVGRLLLILCKEFSIYNLEDAVRPVNFHSVIQAVKKVSGFDEEKHCYKTPSLALKLGHSLQKISDIIHCRALMTGDNELKKSTQTFKKLYTSKWSELVSHTALTTLNEAHFNKPSTLPFTEDVQRLHQHLEKTADLASENLGKMPSPQVYGELCRATLAKIILFNRRRGGEVAKMQLHSFIGRDTTPLHKDVALGLTKFEQKLCEHFSRVEIRGKRGRKVAVLLSPDVVDSLTLLLKKRKECGVPEENIFFVWKAPLFNFIQRTGLFKDVCK; via the exons ATGAAGACTGACTCTGAATTCCGGCCATTT GTTACTGAAGGAGCAAGTTCAAGTGAAGAGATATCAGATGAGGAATATGTACCTGACTCTTCCAGTGACTCAGAGAATTCCGGAGATATTTCATTAGGGCCTTCAAAACCTTTTCAAGAAGTGCCTGATATTGAAGTGGTCTGCACTGAGCTTCCCTCTGAAATTCTGGAAAACACACCTTCCCAAGAACACCTCTTAGATGAAGTGACATTACCTGATGTTAGAGAAGCAGACACTACATTGCAGCTTGAGAAAACTTGTGATGACTCCAAGCAAGCCTCAGGAGGGGTTCAGCCTGAAGTTCAGAAAGGCAGTGTTGAAGATACATTTCAGACCACTGAAGAAACTGGAGAAGACCACCATGTACAGTCTTCAGGCATATCCTCTTCTGCAAGCAAGATAAATTATTGCTACATTTGTGGCAAACCACAGTCAAAAATTACTCGTCACCTGAAAACCCATGAGAAGACAAATGTGGATGTTGCTCAAGTTTTAGCACTCCCAAAACACTCCAAAGAACGACAAAGACAGCTGAACATACTACGGAACAAAGGAAATCATAAACATAATACAGACGTTTTAACAAGTGGGACTGGAGTGCTGAAAATGAAACGAAAACCCAAGAAAGTGCAAGACGTTAAACAGTATGTGCATTGTACGTATTGCCATGCTTTGTATCTTCGGAGGCATCTGTGGCGACATCTTCAAAAATGTCTCTCAAAACCAGGAGAAACCAAAGGGCAAGGAAGAACTAGAATCCTGTCCTTGGCCACAATGTCAGAGTCAGGCCTACCTCAACAGATATCCCAAGGTGTGTGGAAGCTGTTAACTGTCATGAAAGATGATGACATTTCTGCTGCTGTGCGAAGTGACTTCTGCATTCTTCAGCTGGCGCAGTCATTTTTCAACAAACATGGTCAAGATCCcaccaaatatgaatatattcggCAGAAGCTTCGTGAAGTTGGAAGACTTCTACTAATACTGTGTAAAGAATTTTCCATATATAATCTTGAGGATGCCGTAAGACCTGTAAATTTCCATTCAGTTATCCAAGCAGTCAAGAAGGTGTCTGGGTTTGATGAAGAAAAGCATTGCTACAAAACGCCAAGCCTCGCACTTAAGTTGGGTCATTCATTGCAAAAGATTAGTGACATCATCCATTGCAGAGCTTTAATGACAGGAGACAATGAGCTGAAAAAGTCAACCCAGACTTTCAAAAAGCTTTACACCTCAAAGTGGTCTGAACTTGTCTCTCATACTGCTTTGACCACCTTGAATGAGGCGCACTTCAACAAGCCATCCACCCTGCCTTTTACTGAAGATGTGCAACGTCTTCATCAGCATCTTGAAAAGACAGCAGATTTGGCATCTGAGAACCTGGGAAAGATGCCTTCACCACAAGTGTATGGTGAACTTTGCAGAGCAACTTTGGCAAAGATCATATTATTCAACCGAAGACGTGGAGGTGAAGTTGCAAAAATGCAATTACACAGCTTCATCGGAAGAGACACAACACCCCTCCATAAGGATGTTGCTCTTGGCCTCACAAAGTTTGAACAAAAACTCTGTGAACATTTCAGCCGGGTGGAAATTAGGGGTAAAAGAGGACGAAAAGTTGCTGTGTTGCTATCACCGGACGTGGTTGATTCATTGACACTCCTCttgaaaaaaaggaaggaatgTGGAGTTCcagaggagaacattttttttgtttggaaggCCCCACTGTTTAACTTCATACAGAGGACAGGATTGTTTAAGGACGTATGCAAATGA